Sequence from the Gaiellales bacterium genome:
TCGGATTGGCGGTGTGGAACCCGCGAGACCGGAACATCCGCAGCCTCTGGCCGAGAGTAGGCTGAGAGCCGGGAGCGGGGCTCGAACCCGCGACATCCGCTTTACAAGAGCGGTGCTCTGCCAGCTGAGCTATCCCGGCGAGGCGCGAAGGCGGGGACCGTCCCCGGTTCGCGCCCCGATTTTACCGGTGCCGGGCCTCTAGCCCAGGGCGCGCCGCGCCTGCAGGTGCGCGAGCACCTTGCGCTTCACGCGCTGGAGCGCGTTGTCGACCGTCTTGGGGTCGCAGTCGAGCGCCTCGCCGATCGCCTCGTAGCTGCGGCCCTCGAGATAGCCGGTCAGCACCTGCGATTCGAGGGACGAGAGCGTCGAGCCGAGGCACGAGAGCAGGCTCTGGAGCTCCTCGCTCGAGATCACGCACGTGGCCGGGTCGTCGACGGCCGGTCCCGGGAGGGCGTCGCCCAGCGTGCAGTCGGCGTCGGCCTCCTGCCCCGCGGGCGTGTGGCTGAACGACACGTAGGTGTTCAGCGGCGCGTGCTTGTACCGGGTGGCGGTCTTGATCGCCGTGATGATCTGGCGGGTGATGCAGAGCTCGGCGAACGACCGGAACGACGTCTCCTTGTCCGGCCGGAAGTCGCGGACGGCCTTGAACAGGCCGATCTGGCCCTCCTGGACGAGGTCGTGAGAGTCCCCGCCGGCCAGGAAGTACGAGCTCGCCTTCAGCCGCACGAACCCCTGATACCGCCGGATGATCTCGTCCATCGCCCGCTCGTCCCCGTTTCGCGCAGCCGCGATCAGGGACAGCTCCGTGGGCTCTCGCAGGACGCGCCGCTGGAGCTGCACCGCAGCACTCGACCTGGGCACCGCCTACCTCCGGGGGAAAGGGGAAAGCCGTAAGTCTCGATCAGAGTCAATCTGACCTTCAACCTCAGCTTTAGGGACGGCGCGAACTATTACACCAAGATGCGCCTGTGTCAAATTGAGCGAGGCGAGGTTGGGTCAGCCGCCGCGGCGCATCCGCTCGAGCGCCTCGCGCACGGCGGGATCGAGCGCGTCGCCCAGGAGCCGCCGAGACGGCCCCTTCTCAGGCTGGAAACGTTCCCGAGGAGCGGCCGAAAGCCGGTCCGAGAACTCGCGCGCGCTCATCGCGTGGACGCCGCTTCGCTGAGCCACGTGGCGCAGGACCGAGTCGGACGAGACGACGGTCACCTCACGGCCCTCGGCGCTGCGATGGGCCAGCCGCTCGATGATCGTGTCGGCGGTCTCGCTGCCGGAATATGTCACCCTCGTGCGCCCGATCGACCGGTTCTGGCCGTGGCCGTCGAGGACGACCACCCCGTCGATGCCGGTCTGGGCCATGTAGCCGGCGATCTCGGCGACGAGCAGCTCGCGCGCGCGAGCGTAGTCCTCCCCCGGTCCGCGCAGATGGCAGACGTTGTCCCCGTCGACGATGTAGAGCTCAGCCGCCACCGCGCTGCCTGACGGCCTCGAAGAGCAGGACCGCGGCCGCCGTCGACACGTTCAGCGACTCGACCTTGCCCATCATCGGGATCGCCACGGCCGCGTCGCAGGCGGCGCGCACCCGCGGACGCAGGCCGCGCCCCTCCGCCCCGAGCACGAACACGGCGCCGTCGCGGTAGTCCGAGCGATCGTGCGCCGCCGCCCCCGGCGCGGCCGCATAGGTCCACAGGCCGGGCCGGCGCGCCGCGAGGAGGAGATCGGCCAGGTTCTCGACCCGGGCGATGCGCAGGTGCTCGACCGCGCCCGCCGACACGCGGCACACGGCCGGAGTCACCCGGGCCGAGCGCCGGGTCGTGATCACCAGGCCGTCGGCGCCCGCGCACTCGGCCACGCGGGCGACGGCGCCCAGATTGTGCGGATCGGTCACCTCGTCGAGGGCGACCACCAGCGGCCGCTCGCCCGCGAGCACCTCCTCCGGCGACGCGTACGGGTAGTCGGAGACCTCGGCGACGACGCCCTGGTGATCCGGACTCCCGGCCCGTTCCGCGAGCGCCGCCGGCGTGGCCTCACGGGCGCCGCGCGGCAGCCAGTCGATCGTGCCCTGGAGGCCCGGGGCGCACCACACCTTCCGCACCTCGCGGCGGCCCCGCAGCGCCTCGCGCACCGCCCGGCGCCCGTAGACGACGTCAGCCATCGCGCGGGTAGAGCTCGAACCCGTCGCCGGCGTCGCGCACCTCCCACCCGCGGCCGGCCAGCTCGTCTCGGAGCCGGTCGGACTCGGCGAAGTCGCGCCGCGCGCGGGCGGCCCGCCGCTTCTCGGCGAGCGCGACCACCTCCGGCGGAGCCGCCTCGTCATGGGCGAGCCCGCCAAGACCGAGCACCTCGAGCACCTCGGCCACCGTGTCCGCGGCGTCCGGCGGCGCGGTGAACAGGAGCGCGAGCGCCTCGGGCGTGTTGAAGTCCTCGTCGAGCGCCGCGATCACGGCGTCGCGCAGCCCCTCGTCCGTGCCGGACCCCGCCCGCAGCTTGTTGCGCAGCGTGGTGCAGGCCGCCCCGGCGCGCTCGAGCGCCGCATCGTCGTAGTCGACGGGGCTCGCGTAGTGGGCCTGGAGCAGGAACATGATGAAGGTCTCGGCGCCCCAGCGGTCGATCGCGTCGGTGAGCAGGTCGATGTTGCCCTCCGACTTCGACATCTTCTCGCCCGAGAGCCGCAGCATCCCGTTGTGCGCCCACACGGTCGCGAACGGCCGGCCGGCCGCGACCGACTGGGCGATCTCGTTCTCGTGGTGGGGGAAGATCAGGTCGCGCCCCCCGCCGTGCACCGCGAACCGCGGCCCGAGCAGCTTCTCGGCCATCGCCGAGCACTCGATGTGCCAGCCGGGGCGGCCCTCGCCCCAGCGCGATGGCCAGGAGGTGTCCTCGTCCGGCTTCGCCGCCTTCCAGAGCGCGAAGTCGACCGGGTCGCGCTTGTGCTCGCCAGGCTCGACCCGCGCGCCGGCGCGCAGCTCGTCCGGGTTCTGGCCGGAGAGCTCGCCGTACGGTGGGAAGCTGCGCACCGCGAAGTTGACGTCGCCGCCCGCCTCGTAAGCGTGGTCGGAGCCGACCAGCGCCTCGATCAGCCCGACGATCTCGGGCAGCGTCTCGGAGGCGAGCGGCTCGTGGTCGGGCCGGCCGATGCCGAGCCGTCCCGTGTCCTCGACGTAGGCGGCGGCCATCTCGCGAGCGAGGTCGTCCGAGCGCACGCCGGCGCGGTTCGCGGCGGTGTAGATCTTGTCGTTGATGTCGGTGATGTTCTCGACGAGCGTGACCGGCCGGCCGCGCCATTCGAGGTAGCGCTTCATCAGCCCGAAGACGACGAACGGGCGGGCGTTGCCAACGTGGATACGGCCGTAGACGGTCGGGCCGCAGGCATAGATGCCGATCGTGCCGTCGGGCCCGGGCTCGAGCTCGACCAGCTCGCCGGTGCGGGAGTCGCGCAGCCTCATGCCGCCCTCCGGATCGCCTCGTCGCGCGGCAGGGCAGCGAACACGGCCCAGAGCTCCGGGCCGCGGTCGCGCCCGGTCAGCGCGCGCCGCGCCCGCCGCAACGGCACGCCGGCGCGGCGCAGCTCCTCGACGAGCGCCCGGGCCGCCTCCTCGTCCAGCCGCTCGGGATACCCGGCCCTGATCGCCGCCAGCTCGGGCAGCGGCTCGGGCGCGGGCGTGAGGAGCACGCACTCGACCAGCTCGACCGCCTCGGCCAGCGTGTGGACGCCGCGCAGCGCCGGCTCGAGCGCCCGGACGGCCTCGGCCGGCGTTCCCGGCGGGCAGCGGTCGAGCACGCGGGTGATGAGATCGTCGGCAGGGAGCCCCGCCAAGTGGCGCGTCGAGAGCGCGCGCAGCCGGGCCGGGTCGACCTTCAGCGTGCCCCGGGCGAGCCGGGACTCGTCGAAGCGCTCGACCAGCTGGTCCAGCGTGAGCACGTCGCCGGGCCCGGAGCTCGCGATCAGCCCCAGGTAGTTCACGACCGCCTCGGGCGGGTAGCCGTCGATCCGCAGGTCGGCGATCGACCCCGCACCCTCCCGCTTGGAGAGCTTGCCGGCGTCGCCGGTGATGACGGCGTGGTGCAGGTAGCGGGGCGGCTCGCCGCCGATCGCGCGGATGGCGGCCTCCTGCAGCGGCGTGTTCGACAGGTGGTCGTTGCCGCGGATGACGTCGGTGATGCCCTCGTCGAGGTCGTCGACCGCCGTCGCCCAGTTGTAGGTCGCCCGGCCGTCGCCGCGCAGGATCACGAACGGCGCCAGGCCCGGCGCCCGCAGCCAGCAGGCGCCCTCGCGGATCTCGACGCCGGCCGCCCCCGAGGCCGCCTCGCGGTAGCGGTCGAAGCGGTCGCTCTGGCGCACCGGGCCGTCGTCCCAGCGGATGCCGAGCCAGCGCAGGTCGCGCAGGATGCCCGCCTCCATGCCGGGGCCGGAGCGCTCGGTGTCGGTGTCGTCGATCCGCAGGAGCAGCGTCCCGCCGTGCCTGCTCGCGAACAGGCGGTTGGCGAGGGCCGTCAGCGCGCTGCCGAGGTGGAGCGACCCGGTGGGGCTGGGAGCGAAGCGGGCGCGGACGGACACGGCATCCGTCAGTCGGGCGCGGTCGGCTGCAGGTCGCGCACCCGCTGGGCGAGCACGCGCAGGATCTTCGACTCGACGCCGGGGTTCTGGCTCAGCATCGACGCGAACCCGGACGTCGTCAGCACCATCAGCCGGACGGGGCCGTCGGCGATCGCGGTCGCCGTCCGCCTGCCCTGGTCGATGAGCGCGATCTCGCCGAGGAAGTCGCCCTCGCCGAGCCGGTTGACCTCGCGCCCGGACCGCTCGATCCGCACCGCGCCCTCGAGCACGATGAAGAACTCACCGCCGGTGGCGCCCTCCCGCGTCAGCACCTTGCCGTCGGAGACGTCGACCTCGTCCATCAGCTTGCCCAGGAACTCGACCTCGCGCCGGTTCAGGCCGGAGAAGAGCGGCACCGCCGCGATCAGGTCGAGCTTGGGGTCGGTCGAAGGCACGGCGAGATGATACCGGTACGGGAGTGGCCGGGTGGATCTGGCCAGACCCCGTGAGCATGAGCAGCACCCGCGCCGGCTCGCAGCGGGCCGCCGGCGCCTCCTCCCCTGCAGGCCGGCCACCGGCGAGCGGCGCGGTGCTGCTCACGGCACCACGGTAGGCACCGGACGACCTGCCGTCGTTGACCGAAACCCACGAGGATCAGTGACATCGGTCACACGATGAAGTAGAGTCGGGCATGTGGGTCCAGACGTCTTCGGGGCGGTTCCCGAGCAGGAGCTCCGGCGGTCGGGACGGCGGAGGCGATTCGATCGAGGTGAGGTCGTCTTCCACCGCGACGATCCCGGCGACAGCCTGCACCGGGTCGAGTCCGGGCGGTTCGCCGCCCGCGTCATCACGCCGCTGGGCGACTCGGCGACGGTGTCGCTGCACGGCCCGGGCGACGTCTTCGGCCTGCTGGCGGTGCTGAGCCCGCAGGGCCGGCGGACGGCCACGGTGGTCGCGCTCGAGCGCGCCGAGACGCTCGCGATTCCCCGGTCGGCCTTCCTGCAGCTGCGCGCGTCGCACCCCGAGGTGCGCGACGCGGTCGAGCAGATTCTCGTCCAGCAGGTCGCCGCCACCACCGACCGCCTGGTCGAGGCGCTGTACACGCCGGTCGCCGTGCGCGTGCGCGCCCATCTGATCCAGCTCGCCGCCCTCTACGGCGACCTGGCCGTGTCCGAGGTGACGATCCCGCTCAGCCAGGAGCATCTCGCCGGGCTCTCGGGGACGACGCGCGAGACGGTGAACCGCGTGCTCAAGCAGGAGCAGGAGCGGGGATCGGTGAAGCTCGCCCGGGGCCGGATCGTGGCGACACCGGCCCTGCTCCAGGGACGCCCGGCGCTCGGCGGCGACGACGTCGTCGCCGCCGGCCCGCGGTAGACGACGGATTCGGGACGAGAGGCCGGCCGTCGCCGGCCCCTCGTCTATCCGGGGTCCAACGTGAGGGCCCGACCGCACGGACTCCGTGAGCCCGGCCCCGACGTGACGCCAGGCTAGGCGGACGGCGCGGGGTGGTCTTTGCGGCGGATCACGGCCGGTCTGTGACCGCCGTCAACCCACACCCGCGCCGGTTGGGCTAGGGCCGCCCGTTCTCCGCCAGGAAGCGCCGGAGGGCGGGATGATCGACCGTGGCCGGGCGGTCCCGATCGGCCCCGGCGTCCGGGTGCTCCTGGCCGGTGCTGAAGCGCCCGACGAGGGCAGTGTCGGGCGGCTCGACGGCCTGGCCGTCGGCGAAGGATCCCAGCCGGAGCTCGTGTACGACATGGCGTCGCATCGTGCCTCCTTCCATCGTACGTCTACATATATCGTACTACGATGCTTTGCGATGGGCAAGCGACACCGTAGGATTGGCACATGCCCGATCCCGGCCCCATCACCCTGGACGAGGTGCTCCAGGCCGCCGAGTTCCGCCGGCTGCTGCGACGCTTCCTGGCCCACGGCGACACCGGCGTCCGCCGGGCCGGTCTGACGCCACAGCGCTACCTCCTTCTCCTGGCCGTAAAAGGCGCGCCCGATCGCACCGAGACGCGCTCGATCGGGCAGCTCAGCGACGACCTCCAGCTCGCCCAGAGCTCGGTCACCGAGCTCGTCGACCGGGCCGAGGCGGCCGGTCTGGTGGCCCGCGCCACCGGGAACTCCGACGCGCGCACGGTGCTCGTCCGGCTCGAGCCGGCCGGCGAAGAGCGGCTCATGGCCGCGCTCACCTCGGTCCGGGCCGAGCGCGAGCAGCTGCTCGCGCACCTCGACCGCGCCCGCCACCACCTCTAGGCCAGATCTCGCGTAGACGCCGCGGGCCGGGTCCGCAGCGACAATTATTGCGGTCCGACCGGTTTACGTTAGACAACATATACCAATCGAATTGGGTGCGTTGCCGCATGACAAAACGGTTGTTATGCTCTGGCGAATGGGACGAGCGCGGCCTACTCACGTGCCAGATCCGAAAGCGCTGGGCGCGCGGCTGCGCACGCTGCGCGAGCGCCGGGGCCTCTCGTTGCGCCAGATCTCGTTCCCCGGCTGCTCCCCGTCGTACCTGTCCCGGGTGGAGTCCGGAGACCGGGTCGCGTCACTCACGATCCTGGCCGAGCTCGCCCGCCGGCTGGACACGACGATCGAGGAGCTGCTCGGCCGTTCGCTCGACGGCCGCGTCAGCGAGGCCGACCTGGCAGCCGCCGAGGTGGCCGCGCGGCTGGGCGATCCGCGCGCTCAGGAAGACCTCGAGTCGCTGCTCGCCGGCGCCCGCTCGCTCGGCGACCAGCGGGCCGAGAGCCGCGTGCTCGAATACCTCGGCCTGCTCGCACTCGACTCTCGCGAGGACGCCCGCGCCGTCGAGCTGCTGGAGCAAGCCCGCGTCTGCGGCCCGCCGCCGACGGCCCGCGAGCGGCCGTCGCTCTACCGCGCGCTCGGTCGCGCACACGCCGGCACCGGCGACCTGATCCAGGCCGCCGCCGTCCTGCAGACCGCCTTCGACGAGGTGTCCGACACTCCCGTAGACCCGGCGCTCATGGTGCAGTTCGGGTCGTATCTCGCCAACGCCTACACCGACCGCGGCCGCTTCGCCGACGCGGAACAGGTGCTGCGGCGGGTGCTGCGGCACGAGCACGAGATCGACGGCGCCAACCTGACCCGGCTCGACTGGGCGCTCGCCCGCACCTACGCCGAGCAGGGCCAGTCGCGGATCGCCGAGATGTACGCCCACCGGGTGCTCACCCGGATGGAGCGCGGCGAGGAGCTGCGGGCGCAGGGTCGCGCCCACCTCCTGATCGCCGGCGTCCTGCTCGACCAGGAGCAGTCCGGCGAGGCAGCCGAGCACCTCGACCGGGCCGCCACGCTGATGACCGAGGAGGCCCCCGTCGAGCTCGCGCTCCTGAGCTACGAGCGCGCACGCGCCGCCCTCGCCTCGGGCGACCTCGTCTCGGCAAAGGACCACGCCGAGATCTCGGTCAAGCGCACCGAGGCGACCGAGCCCGGCTCCGCCGGGATGGCCTACGCCATGCTGGCCGAAGTGGCGCTGGCCGAGGGCCGGCTCGACGACGCCCGCTTCCTGTGCCAGGAGGGAATCCGGCTCATGACCGACCGGGCCGCGCCGACCTACATCGCCCGCGCCTACGAGACCCTGTCCCGCGTGGAAGAGCGCGCCGGGAACCTCGAGGCCGCGCTCGAAGCTCTGCGCACGCGCCCCGACGTCGGCGTCGCGAAGACCTAGCCGGCCGGCTCGCCCACTCCGAGCGCGACCGCAGGCTCCGGGCCGGCGGTCTCCAGCGGCACCTCGGCCGTGACCGTTGTACCCGCCCCAGCGGGGCTCGTGACCTGCAGGACGCCGCCCAGGGCGTCGACCCGGTCGGCCAGCCCGCGCAGTCCCGTGCCCGTGGCGGGATCGGCGCCGCCGACGCCGTCGTCGCGCACCTCCACCCGGGCGCCCTGGGCGTCGCTTCGGACGACGATCTCGACGACGGCGGCCTCCGCGTACTTGGCGATGTTCGTGAGCGACTCGGCGACGACGTAGTAGGCCGCGGCCTCGACCGGCGGCGGCAGCTCCGACCCCAGCTCGACGTCGAGCCGCACGGGCACGGGCGAGCGGCCGGTGAGGGCGCCGAGCGCCGCCCGGAGGCCCTGGTCGCTGAGGACGGCCGGGTGGATGCCGCGGGCCAGCTCGCGCAGCTCCTCGAGCGCCTGCATGAGCTCGTCGCCGGCCGAGTCGAGCAGCTCGGCGGCGGGATGGTCGGCGGCCACGGTCGCGCGCGCCATCCGCAGCGCCAGCGAGAGCGCGACGAGCCGCTGCTGAGCGCCGTCGTGGAGGTTTCGCTCGAGCCGCCGCCGCTCGGCATCGCCCGCCGCCACGATGCGGGCACGGGACGCGGCCAGCTGGGCGCGGGCCTCGGTGCTCGACAGGCACAGCGCGACGACCTCGGCGAACTGGCCGATGCGGGCCTCGGCGTCGCGGGCGAGCGTGGCGTCGCCGGTGGTCGAGACGATGATCGCGCCCCACAGGCGGCCGTCGGCGGCCACGGGCGCGGCCACGGACGAGCGCACCCCCAGGCCGCGCAGCCGCTCGGCCAGATCGCCGTCGACGCGCGCGTAGTCGTCCACCCGGGCGGGACGTCCGGTGCGGACGGCCTCGGCGATCGCGGTCGGGCCGTCGAACGCGATCTCGGCGCCGATCGGCATCGGAATGTCCGACTCCTCCGCCCAGCCGGCGACGACCGTGCCGGTGCCGGGCCCGTTGCCGAAGCGCACCAGGTTCCCGGTCTGGCCGCCGAGGAGCCGCGCCACCTCCTCGCAGACCGCCGCGAAGATCTCGTCCGGCCGGGCGGCGCCGGCAACCATCGTCGCCAGCCGGCGCAGCGCCTCCTCCTGGCGCACGCCGCGGTTGCGGTCGGTCACGTCCTCGCCGATGCTGGTCGATCCGATGACGCGCCCGGCGGCGTCGCGGTCGAGCGTGTTGCTCCACGAGATCGACCGCTCCACGCCGCTTCGCGTGCGCAGCGGCATCTCGTCGTGGACGAGGATGCGCTCGGCCCGGACGCGGGCGAGGTAGTCCTGGTCGCCCGTCGGGAACATCTCCAGCCAGGTCCTGCCGACCAGCTCGTCGCGGCTCCAGCCGGTGACATCGGCGAGATGCTGGTTCGCGAAGGTAATCCTCCCGTCGAGGTCGAGGCTTACGGCCAGCAGGTGCACGTTCTCGAGCACGTCGCGCAGCCGCCGCGCCGACGCGGTCACCTCCTGGATCTGGGCCCGCAGTCCGGCCTGGAGGCGCTCGTTCTCGATCGCCATGGCGGCCGGGCCGCAGACCGCGTCGATCAGGCCGGTCTCCTCGGGAGGCACCGGCGCGTGGACGAGGACGGCGACGACCTCGCCGTCATGCTCGATCTCGGTCGTCGCCCGGCCGCGGGCCGGCTCGAGGTCGACGTGCGCCCCGTCCGCGTCGACGTACTCGTCCGTCCCGGCCCGCCGGTAGGCGACCTCGAGCGTCGGATCGCTGAGCGCCACGCGAAGCGCGTCCTCCAGGCCGCCCGGGGTGCGCTGGTCGCGCAGGGTTGTGACGAGCGTCTGCACGGCGCTGCCGCTGTCGAGCCGGGTGCGCAGGATCCCGAACAGGTAGCCGACCGGGATCGCCGTGAACGAGATGCAGAAGACGTAGAAGCTCAGCATGTTGCCGACCACGTGCGCGATCTGGAGGATCGCGACGACGAGCAGCGTCACGCCGATCGCGGTGGCGCCGGTCAGGTACATCGGCGCGAGCACGCGCCGCATCGCCGGCGTCGCCGCCCGCCACCGCTGCCCGAGGACGACCAGGGCCGCGGCCAGCACCGCGATCGCGATCGCGAAGGCGATCACCTGCATCACGTTGATCAGGGTCGTCTGGTGCGAGACGAGCAGGAGATTTTTGGCCGACCGCGGGCTCGCCCCCAGGCCGTCGGTGCGCGGCTGCGAGAACGGGACGAGCAGCAGCCCGACGCCGAGCGTGATGGCGTAGCCGGCCGCCACGATGATCCGCGAGCGGCGGTCGAGCGTCCCGCTCGGATAGGAGAGCAGGAGGTGGACCATCAGGCCCGGCCAGATGTTCGAGAGCAGCATGCCGAGCGTGAAGACGACGTCGCTGCGGCCGTCCGTCAGCGCCGAGCACAGCCAGCCGAAGCCGATCCCGATCATCAGCCAGCCGGTGCGGTTGCCGGGACGACGGCGCAGGGCGATCAGCCCCGCGATGACGAACGCCCACACCACGGGGAGCCCGAACCCGATGTACATGTCGCCGTTCTTGTGCGTCAGGGTCGTCGCCTCGACCTGGCAGATGCCGATCGTCGCAAGGACGAGCGCCGCCAGGACGGCGATGGTGACCCGGCGGGCCCTCACCGAAGCAGCGCGGCCACCCGCGCGCCGGAGAGCTCCGCCTTGGCGATGAACCCGCAGGCGCCGCACGAGCCCACCAGCGCGCCGAAATCGCTGCCGTCGCGGCTCGACGTGAGCACGACCTGGACGCCGCCATCGTCGTTGGTCACGGCCGAGGCCACTGCGAAGCCGTCGGTGTCCGGGAGCTGGACGTCGAGCAGCACGACGTCGGGCCCGAGCTCGCGGGCGGTGCGCACCCCGTCGGCGCCGCTTCCCGCCTCGCCGACGACCTCGAAGCCCTCCGATTCGAGCAGCGCCCGGGCCCGGGCGCGGAAGCCGGGGTGGTCGTCGACGATCAGGACGCGGAGCGGCATGTCGCCATCGTCGCATACCCCTCGTTTCCAGGCGATACGGGTAGCCACACTCTTTCGTGCAACGGAACTGCAACGGCCGCCGTTCGGGGTCTGACCCCGATTGTCCGGCCACCACCAACCCGGGGTCAGACCCCACCCACGCCGGCCCTCCGTGGGTCCGTGGGGTCTGACCCCACACTGCTCCATCTCCAGCCGTCACAGGGTCGAACGGCGTACACCCAGATGGGGCTCCGCAGCCCGCAACCCGGCGTGGATCACCCGTCCGGAGACGGTGGGGATAACCCCACGCCGGGTCAGGAGGTGGCCACCCGCCGCCCACCTGTCCGCCCCACCGCGCGCCGCCCCGCGTTCGCCGAGGCTTTCCGCATCAACACCGGGCGCGAAACCCGGTCTACGACATCACAAGGAGTCAATCGTCATGTTGCGTGCAGGAAGCACACGAGGAG
This genomic interval carries:
- a CDS encoding glutamate--tRNA ligase family protein, with product MSVRARFAPSPTGSLHLGSALTALANRLFASRHGGTLLLRIDDTDTERSGPGMEAGILRDLRWLGIRWDDGPVRQSDRFDRYREAASGAAGVEIREGACWLRAPGLAPFVILRGDGRATYNWATAVDDLDEGITDVIRGNDHLSNTPLQEAAIRAIGGEPPRYLHHAVITGDAGKLSKREGAGSIADLRIDGYPPEAVVNYLGLIASSGPGDVLTLDQLVERFDESRLARGTLKVDPARLRALSTRHLAGLPADDLITRVLDRCPPGTPAEAVRALEPALRGVHTLAEAVELVECVLLTPAPEPLPELAAIRAGYPERLDEEAARALVEELRRAGVPLRRARRALTGRDRGPELWAVFAALPRDEAIRRAA
- a CDS encoding Crp/Fnr family transcriptional regulator, with translation MGPDVFGAVPEQELRRSGRRRRFDRGEVVFHRDDPGDSLHRVESGRFAARVITPLGDSATVSLHGPGDVFGLLAVLSPQGRRTATVVALERAETLAIPRSAFLQLRASHPEVRDAVEQILVQQVAATTDRLVEALYTPVAVRVRAHLIQLAALYGDLAVSEVTIPLSQEHLAGLSGTTRETVNRVLKQEQERGSVKLARGRIVATPALLQGRPALGGDDVVAAGPR
- a CDS encoding response regulator transcription factor, producing the protein MPLRVLIVDDHPGFRARARALLESEGFEVVGEAGSGADGVRTARELGPDVVLLDVQLPDTDGFAVASAVTNDDGGVQVVLTSSRDGSDFGALVGSCGACGFIAKAELSGARVAALLR
- a CDS encoding MarR family winged helix-turn-helix transcriptional regulator produces the protein MPDPGPITLDEVLQAAEFRRLLRRFLAHGDTGVRRAGLTPQRYLLLLAVKGAPDRTETRSIGQLSDDLQLAQSSVTELVDRAEAAGLVARATGNSDARTVLVRLEPAGEERLMAALTSVRAEREQLLAHLDRARHHL
- the rlmB gene encoding 23S rRNA (guanosine(2251)-2'-O)-methyltransferase RlmB is translated as MADVVYGRRAVREALRGRREVRKVWCAPGLQGTIDWLPRGAREATPAALAERAGSPDHQGVVAEVSDYPYASPEEVLAGERPLVVALDEVTDPHNLGAVARVAECAGADGLVITTRRSARVTPAVCRVSAGAVEHLRIARVENLADLLLAARRPGLWTYAAAPGAAAHDRSDYRDGAVFVLGAEGRGLRPRVRAACDAAVAIPMMGKVESLNVSTAAAVLLFEAVRQRGGG
- a CDS encoding NYN domain-containing protein, giving the protein MAAELYIVDGDNVCHLRGPGEDYARARELLVAEIAGYMAQTGIDGVVVLDGHGQNRSIGRTRVTYSGSETADTIIERLAHRSAEGREVTVVSSDSVLRHVAQRSGVHAMSAREFSDRLSAAPRERFQPEKGPSRRLLGDALDPAVREALERMRRGG
- a CDS encoding PAS domain S-box protein, with protein sequence MRARRVTIAVLAALVLATIGICQVEATTLTHKNGDMYIGFGLPVVWAFVIAGLIALRRRPGNRTGWLMIGIGFGWLCSALTDGRSDVVFTLGMLLSNIWPGLMVHLLLSYPSGTLDRRSRIIVAAGYAITLGVGLLLVPFSQPRTDGLGASPRSAKNLLLVSHQTTLINVMQVIAFAIAIAVLAAALVVLGQRWRAATPAMRRVLAPMYLTGATAIGVTLLVVAILQIAHVVGNMLSFYVFCISFTAIPVGYLFGILRTRLDSGSAVQTLVTTLRDQRTPGGLEDALRVALSDPTLEVAYRRAGTDEYVDADGAHVDLEPARGRATTEIEHDGEVVAVLVHAPVPPEETGLIDAVCGPAAMAIENERLQAGLRAQIQEVTASARRLRDVLENVHLLAVSLDLDGRITFANQHLADVTGWSRDELVGRTWLEMFPTGDQDYLARVRAERILVHDEMPLRTRSGVERSISWSNTLDRDAAGRVIGSTSIGEDVTDRNRGVRQEEALRRLATMVAGAARPDEIFAAVCEEVARLLGGQTGNLVRFGNGPGTGTVVAGWAEESDIPMPIGAEIAFDGPTAIAEAVRTGRPARVDDYARVDGDLAERLRGLGVRSSVAAPVAADGRLWGAIIVSTTGDATLARDAEARIGQFAEVVALCLSSTEARAQLAASRARIVAAGDAERRRLERNLHDGAQQRLVALSLALRMARATVAADHPAAELLDSAGDELMQALEELRELARGIHPAVLSDQGLRAALGALTGRSPVPVRLDVELGSELPPPVEAAAYYVVAESLTNIAKYAEAAVVEIVVRSDAQGARVEVRDDGVGGADPATGTGLRGLADRVDALGGVLQVTSPAGAGTTVTAEVPLETAGPEPAVALGVGEPAG
- a CDS encoding cyclic nucleotide-binding domain-containing protein: MPSTDPKLDLIAAVPLFSGLNRREVEFLGKLMDEVDVSDGKVLTREGATGGEFFIVLEGAVRIERSGREVNRLGEGDFLGEIALIDQGRRTATAIADGPVRLMVLTTSGFASMLSQNPGVESKILRVLAQRVRDLQPTAPD
- a CDS encoding helix-turn-helix domain-containing protein, whose product is MPDPKALGARLRTLRERRGLSLRQISFPGCSPSYLSRVESGDRVASLTILAELARRLDTTIEELLGRSLDGRVSEADLAAAEVAARLGDPRAQEDLESLLAGARSLGDQRAESRVLEYLGLLALDSREDARAVELLEQARVCGPPPTARERPSLYRALGRAHAGTGDLIQAAAVLQTAFDEVSDTPVDPALMVQFGSYLANAYTDRGRFADAEQVLRRVLRHEHEIDGANLTRLDWALARTYAEQGQSRIAEMYAHRVLTRMERGEELRAQGRAHLLIAGVLLDQEQSGEAAEHLDRAATLMTEEAPVELALLSYERARAALASGDLVSAKDHAEISVKRTEATEPGSAGMAYAMLAEVALAEGRLDDARFLCQEGIRLMTDRAAPTYIARAYETLSRVEERAGNLEAALEALRTRPDVGVAKT
- the cysS gene encoding cysteine--tRNA ligase, with the translated sequence MRLRDSRTGELVELEPGPDGTIGIYACGPTVYGRIHVGNARPFVVFGLMKRYLEWRGRPVTLVENITDINDKIYTAANRAGVRSDDLAREMAAAYVEDTGRLGIGRPDHEPLASETLPEIVGLIEALVGSDHAYEAGGDVNFAVRSFPPYGELSGQNPDELRAGARVEPGEHKRDPVDFALWKAAKPDEDTSWPSRWGEGRPGWHIECSAMAEKLLGPRFAVHGGGRDLIFPHHENEIAQSVAAGRPFATVWAHNGMLRLSGEKMSKSEGNIDLLTDAIDRWGAETFIMFLLQAHYASPVDYDDAALERAGAACTTLRNKLRAGSGTDEGLRDAVIAALDEDFNTPEALALLFTAPPDAADTVAEVLEVLGLGGLAHDEAAPPEVVALAEKRRAARARRDFAESDRLRDELAGRGWEVRDAGDGFELYPRDG
- the sigH gene encoding RNA polymerase sporulation sigma factor SigH; this encodes MQLQRRVLREPTELSLIAAARNGDERAMDEIIRRYQGFVRLKASSYFLAGGDSHDLVQEGQIGLFKAVRDFRPDKETSFRSFAELCITRQIITAIKTATRYKHAPLNTYVSFSHTPAGQEADADCTLGDALPGPAVDDPATCVISSEELQSLLSCLGSTLSSLESQVLTGYLEGRSYEAIGEALDCDPKTVDNALQRVKRKVLAHLQARRALG